In one Thermococcus sp. 2319x1 genomic region, the following are encoded:
- a CDS encoding helicase-related protein, translated as MEDVGGAVLRDVLLHSPALFYTALTAPARRPITPFKHQFQPLYHAMITRPVRILIADEIGLGKTVQALAIARYLQLRGEARRILVLVPKILREHWKQEIRRVGGFPTVIENGHEVESKLRNTYGYTVVSIDLAKRSPHRERFLDIKWDLIIVDEVHNVTLGTQRYEFLRALVEKGGEDLNLIFLSATPHRGNPKDYLARIALLDPTLTDQYQKLDKPSFYSKTQDTLVMRRTKKVVNELEGREVFKKCYFGAVVVEISDAERAFFDKLDKALFEMIKGAREDSPEALLAVLVRKRASSSYEAAVKTISKIAESTNSEGSGKAEKVSKYIKSLFGLGYDEIELEDFNELDDAVEKIIEEYSPLLDRKQVESFRELLELAKQIKERDSKLQMVAEIAAYHIKQGEKVIIFTEFKDTLEYIKRKLPKILADEYGVRLEGREISLLYGGMSSREVEEQMARFERHGKLLISTDVASEGLNLQIASVVINYEAPWSPIKLEQRVGRIWRLSQPRETTAYTLFLAAETDLYVLENLYQKIMNITEAIGSGPRLGKPVFGKQMFSGDFEVLWKEEASEEGAKGEQPSEYDLVIASIRRELTGYAGAIIHTLKSLRQNIEKMVPSDTAKQVQEELEHILTPRDFDREAVSEVLRTYLTEVLGKRNIPEISPILHDVVKEGPSSLMPMKIGVKGRDGVEYLYFVRLVDEEDGREFHRYPVLVRRNGGKLEFLYGVDLLKRLIEVFSQDFVVIGRPEPTMEENLISSQLRTLARDGFYRPRTKYRNYELVFSKGKLKKGRLFKNTKIETTEVLRIEGISEERFNILKYVPSGILDVYGLSEKDVEPPTDEYRRITERNFVPLEDILKSERKAMEIVMELERKRLEKKYGPGGGWEVKDVSLKEHYDIKVVEPNGERYIEVKGHKPLLLTAEVTPAEYEFATDSKNVDKYWIYIVANLGKKKPVILKVFRPFERDARVYAVLEDGKEVEITGKVSINIKNKIRKVLSVE; from the coding sequence ATGGAGGATGTTGGGGGGGCCGTCTTGAGGGATGTCCTCCTCCACAGTCCTGCACTGTTTTACACCGCTTTGACTGCTCCGGCCAGGAGACCAATAACCCCATTCAAGCATCAGTTCCAGCCCCTTTACCATGCTATGATCACCCGGCCGGTGAGAATACTGATCGCCGATGAGATCGGGCTTGGAAAGACCGTCCAGGCGCTTGCAATTGCGAGGTATCTCCAGCTGAGGGGCGAGGCCAGGAGAATTCTTGTCCTCGTGCCGAAGATTCTCCGCGAGCATTGGAAGCAGGAGATAAGAAGGGTTGGAGGCTTCCCAACCGTAATCGAGAACGGTCACGAGGTCGAGAGCAAGCTGAGAAACACGTACGGTTATACTGTCGTCTCAATTGATCTTGCCAAGAGGTCCCCCCATCGCGAGAGGTTCCTCGATATTAAGTGGGACTTGATAATCGTTGATGAGGTTCACAACGTTACCCTCGGCACCCAGAGGTACGAGTTCCTTAGGGCCCTTGTTGAGAAGGGCGGAGAGGACCTCAACCTGATTTTCCTTTCAGCGACGCCCCACAGGGGCAATCCCAAGGATTATCTCGCAAGGATTGCCCTCCTTGACCCGACCCTTACCGATCAGTACCAGAAACTTGACAAGCCCAGTTTTTACAGTAAAACTCAGGATACGCTCGTCATGAGAAGGACCAAAAAGGTCGTCAACGAGCTTGAGGGTAGGGAGGTCTTCAAGAAGTGTTATTTTGGGGCAGTTGTCGTTGAGATAAGCGACGCTGAAAGGGCCTTTTTCGATAAGCTCGATAAAGCGCTCTTCGAGATGATAAAAGGTGCCAGGGAGGACTCTCCGGAGGCCCTTCTCGCGGTTCTTGTCAGGAAGAGGGCTTCATCGAGTTATGAGGCGGCAGTAAAGACAATCAGTAAGATTGCTGAGAGTACAAACTCTGAAGGGAGCGGGAAGGCAGAAAAGGTTAGCAAATACATTAAAAGTCTCTTTGGCCTCGGTTATGATGAGATTGAGCTGGAGGACTTCAACGAGCTTGACGATGCCGTTGAGAAGATAATCGAGGAGTATTCTCCCCTGCTCGACAGAAAACAGGTCGAATCATTCAGGGAACTTCTTGAATTAGCAAAGCAAATCAAAGAGAGGGACAGTAAGCTCCAAATGGTGGCGGAGATTGCCGCGTATCACATCAAGCAAGGGGAGAAGGTGATAATCTTCACGGAGTTCAAGGACACGCTGGAATACATAAAGCGAAAGCTTCCCAAGATTCTGGCCGACGAGTACGGCGTTAGATTGGAAGGCCGTGAGATTTCCCTCCTTTACGGGGGAATGTCGAGCAGAGAAGTGGAAGAACAGATGGCCCGATTTGAGCGGCATGGGAAGCTCTTGATATCAACTGACGTTGCCTCCGAGGGTTTGAACCTTCAGATTGCCAGCGTTGTCATAAATTACGAGGCTCCCTGGAGTCCGATAAAGCTTGAACAGAGGGTCGGGAGGATATGGAGGCTCAGTCAGCCAAGGGAGACAACCGCTTACACCCTGTTCCTGGCGGCAGAGACAGACCTCTACGTTCTGGAGAACCTTTACCAAAAGATTATGAACATAACTGAAGCCATTGGGAGTGGTCCGCGCCTTGGCAAACCTGTTTTCGGAAAACAAATGTTCTCTGGGGATTTCGAGGTACTGTGGAAGGAAGAAGCCTCCGAAGAGGGTGCCAAGGGAGAACAGCCTTCCGAGTACGACCTTGTGATTGCGTCAATAAGGAGGGAACTTACAGGTTACGCGGGGGCCATAATACACACTCTAAAGAGTCTCCGACAGAACATTGAGAAAATGGTTCCCTCTGATACGGCAAAGCAGGTTCAGGAGGAGCTTGAGCATATACTCACTCCGAGAGACTTTGACAGGGAGGCGGTCTCAGAAGTGCTGAGGACTTATCTCACTGAGGTTCTTGGCAAGAGGAACATTCCCGAAATTTCCCCGATTCTCCATGATGTCGTTAAGGAAGGCCCCTCAAGCCTAATGCCAATGAAGATTGGTGTTAAGGGCAGGGATGGTGTTGAATACCTTTATTTTGTAAGGTTGGTTGATGAGGAAGATGGTCGGGAGTTCCATCGTTATCCCGTCCTCGTGAGGAGGAACGGTGGAAAGCTTGAGTTCCTTTATGGCGTTGACCTGTTGAAGCGCCTTATTGAGGTGTTCTCGCAGGATTTCGTTGTTATTGGCCGGCCCGAACCCACCATGGAAGAGAATTTAATATCTTCCCAGCTCAGGACGCTCGCAAGGGATGGGTTTTATAGGCCCAGGACAAAGTACAGAAATTACGAGCTGGTATTTTCAAAGGGCAAACTGAAGAAGGGGCGCCTCTTCAAGAACACGAAAATTGAAACAACTGAAGTGTTGAGGATCGAGGGCATCAGCGAGGAGAGGTTCAACATACTAAAGTACGTTCCAAGTGGTATTCTCGACGTTTATGGGCTCTCGGAGAAAGACGTGGAACCGCCCACCGATGAATACAGGCGCATCACCGAGAGGAACTTCGTGCCCCTGGAGGATATCCTGAAGAGCGAACGGAAGGCAATGGAGATCGTCATGGAGCTTGAGCGGAAAAGGTTGGAAAAGAAATATGGCCCCGGTGGAGGCTGGGAAGTCAAAGACGTCTCATTGAAGGAACATTATGACATCAAGGTCGTTGAGCCGAATGGAGAGAGGTACATTGAGGTTAAGGGCCACAAGCCACTCCTGCTTACTGCAGAGGTCACGCCCGCGGAGTATGAATTCGCGACGGACTCCAAAAACGTTGATAAGTACTGGATTTATATCGTCGCAAACCTCGGAAAGAAAAAGCCGGTCATATTGAAGGTTTTCAGGCCTTTTGAGAGGGATGCCAGGGTTTATGCGGTCCTCGAAGACGGGAAGGAAGTCGAGATTACCGGAAAGGTCAGCATCAACATTAAGAACAAGATTCGAAAGGTGCTCTCGGTGGAGTAA
- a CDS encoding EVE domain-containing protein: protein MKYWLCITNRDNWEVVKKRNVWGVAKRHKNIIAKVKPGDKLVIYVKQERENKEVLEPKIVGIFEVVSEPYTDSSRIFKSPPHLNETYPLRVKIKPVKLGELDFKPLIPKLEFITNKKRWSGHLMGKAMREIPEEDYRLIESLL from the coding sequence ATGAAGTACTGGCTCTGCATCACCAACCGTGACAACTGGGAGGTTGTCAAAAAGAGGAACGTCTGGGGAGTCGCGAAGAGGCATAAAAACATCATTGCCAAGGTCAAGCCCGGGGATAAGCTCGTCATTTACGTGAAACAGGAGCGTGAGAACAAGGAAGTTCTCGAACCGAAGATTGTCGGCATCTTCGAGGTCGTGAGCGAGCCTTACACCGACTCAAGCAGAATCTTCAAGAGCCCACCACACCTCAATGAGACGTACCCGCTGAGGGTCAAGATCAAGCCAGTGAAGCTTGGTGAGCTGGACTTCAAGCCCCTCATTCCAAAGCTGGAGTTCATTACCAATAAGAAGCGCTGGAGCGGGCATTTAATGGGCAAGGCGATGAGAGAAATCCCAGAAGAGGATTACAGGTTGATTGAAAGCCTTCTTTGA